The genomic stretch CATCATCTGCTGACAAAATAAGAGTTGCATATTTAGCAGATTTCGCTGGAACATCAGCTGCTGCTATAGCTCAGGAAAAAGGTTTTTTTAAAGAAGAAAATTTAGACGTAGAATTAGTAAAATTTTTAAATGGTCCTTCTGAAATTGCTGCTATGCTTTCTAAAGACATACAATTTGCATACATTGGACATGGTGCACACTCTCTTGCTATTCAAGGTAAAGTTAATGTGTTAATCCCTAATGCTTTAGGAAAATCAGAGCAAATTATAGTAGGGAAATGGGCTAATGTTAATGATGTAGCTGGATTAAAAGGAAAAACTGTAGGTACTCAGCTTGGAACTTCCGGAGATATAGTACTTGATATAGCTTTGAGAAAATCTGGAATTACAAAATCTGATGTTAATGTTGTAAATATGGATGTAAGCGGTATAGTATCTTCTATGGTTGGTAAAAAAGTTGATGCTGTATCTGTATGGGCTCCTTATACCTTTGAAATATCTAAACAGCTTGGTGATGAGGTATTTGTTATAGCATCTATTACAAACTATTTAGATGAAGCGGTATTTCCAAGCAGCTGGATAGTTACTCCAGAATATCAAAAAGATAATCCAGATATAGTTAATAGATTTACTAAAGCAATACTTAAAGCTATGGATTACAGATCTGCTAATATGGACGAATCTATCGAAATAGTTGCAAAATTAAATGGAACTCCTATTGATTCTGTAGCATTAGAAGAAGAAACCGCTATATGGCTTACTTCTGATGATGTTAAAAAAGCATATTCTGACGGAGATGCAGCAAAATGGTATGAAGCTCAGCAGAAAATATTTATAAACTCCGGAGTTGTTACAGATGAAGTTGATGTTAATAATTATGTACAAATAAAATATATGAATGATAATGTTCTTAAATAAAATTAAAAAATTATCATTTGCAATCAAATTTATATTATTTTTTTAATTTTTTACATACATATTCCTTTGTAATTAATACTAAATATAGTATAATATCAAGTGCTGATATTATATCAGTAAAATAATTTTTATTAAAAATAAAGGATATGTAATTATGTATAAGAAAAAAATTGTATTATTATTAACATTGCTAACAGTACTGTTAATATCATGTAGTAATGGAGGTAAAGAAACAGAGGTAAAAAAAACAGCTAAAATAAGAGTAGGATATATGCCGGATTTTTCAGGTACTTCTGCAGTAGCAATAGCTTTGGAAAAAGGATTTTTTGAAGAGGAAAATTTAGATGTCTCCCTAATAAGATTTTTAGATGGTCCTTCTGAGATTGATGCTATGCTTTTAAATAATTTGGAGTTTGCATATATTGGTCATGGAGCACACACCTTAGCTATTTATGGAAAAGTTAATGTATTATTTCCAAATAGTTTAAGCAAATCTGAACAAATTATTGCAAGAGCTCAATCTCAAATCAATACTGTTTCTGATTTAAGAGGTAAAACAGTAGGTACTCAATTTGGAACTTCTTCAGAAATTCTTTTGGATTTAGCACTTAGAACATTAGGAATAGACAGAGCCGAATTAAATATTGTTAATATGGACGGACCTACTATAGTATCTTCAATTTCAAATAAAGAAATTGATGCAGCAGCAGTACAGGCACCTTATACTTTTAACATATTAAAAAATCTTGGAAATGATGTAAAAACTATTGCTACTACAATTGATTATTCTGATGTTGGTGCTTTTCCAAGCAGCTGGATAGTTACTCCTGAATATCAGGCTAAAAATCCAGACATAGTTAATAGATTTTCAAGAGCAATACTTAAAGCTATGAATTACAGATCTAACAACATGGATGAGGCTGTCGAAATAGTTGCCAAACAGAATAATACTGATACTGACTCTGTAAATTTAGAAAAAGAAACAGCTGTGTGGCTTTCCGGAATGGATATACAAAATGCATATCTTGACGGTACTGCTTCCAAATGGTACAAACTGCAGCAAAATATATTTATTTATACTAAAGCTATTACAAATTCTGCTGATATTAATAGCTATGTGCAAATAAAATATATGAATGATAATATATTTAATAAATAATAAAATTATTTAATATTAAAATATTAAGCGGTGTGTATTCTTTATGCATCGCTTTTTTAATAATTATTAAATAGATAAAAAATAGATAACAGATGAAAAGATTAAAAGCTAAAAATTTAAAAGAACAAAATTATATTGATATAGTTAAACTCCTAAAAATTGGAAATTATTCCAGAGCTGATTTGGCTTATAACTTGGAATTAAGTAAAGCAAGTATATCCGTACTTGTAGAAGATTTAATTAATATGGGAATAGTATATGAAAAATGCGGAGGACAGTCATCTTCTCTTGGAGGTAAAAAACCTATATTGCTGGATATTAATAAAAATATAGGTTATTTTTTAGCTGTACATTTTAGAAGAGAGTTATGTCATATTGCAATAGTAAATTTAGAAAATGAAATAGTATATGAATATAAAATGGAAGCGGTAATAAACAAAGATTATAAAATAACTTTTAATCCAATAATAAAAAAAATTAAAGATATTATGTCAAAGCATAAAGATAAAAAAATATTCTCTCTTGGAATATCAGTACCGGGAAAAACAGGAAAAAAGAATAATTTACTTATAGACTGTATGGGAATACCTGAATGGAAAAATATACCGCTTAAAGAATATATAGAAAAAAATATAAATATAGAGGTAATAATAGACAGATATGCATGTGCCATGCTTACATATAATATACTTGAAGAGATGAAAAAATATATGCCTATACAAACTTCATCGGTATATGTTTATCTTAGTAATTGGCTTGGAGTATCAGTTTCTAACAATGGAAAAATTTTATATGGTACTCATGATACAGCGGCAAACTACTCTCATACAATAGTAACAGATTCAAATTATATATGCTCCTGCGGTAAAAAAGGCTGCTGGGAATCTGTAGCTAGTATAAAAGCATTCATGAAAGAACTTCAAAATAAAAGTGATAAATATAAAGATTTAACATTTGATGAT from Brachyspira murdochii DSM 12563 encodes the following:
- a CDS encoding ABC transporter substrate-binding protein; its protein translation is MYKKKIVLLLTLLTVLLISCSNGGKETEVKKTAKIRVGYMPDFSGTSAVAIALEKGFFEEENLDVSLIRFLDGPSEIDAMLLNNLEFAYIGHGAHTLAIYGKVNVLFPNSLSKSEQIIARAQSQINTVSDLRGKTVGTQFGTSSEILLDLALRTLGIDRAELNIVNMDGPTIVSSISNKEIDAAAVQAPYTFNILKNLGNDVKTIATTIDYSDVGAFPSSWIVTPEYQAKNPDIVNRFSRAILKAMNYRSNNMDEAVEIVAKQNNTDTDSVNLEKETAVWLSGMDIQNAYLDGTASKWYKLQQNIFIYTKAITNSADINSYVQIKYMNDNIFNK
- a CDS encoding ABC transporter substrate-binding protein, whose product is MKKIILFIFIMAFAVSCSGNKTSGENSSSADKIRVAYLADFAGTSAAAIAQEKGFFKEENLDVELVKFLNGPSEIAAMLSKDIQFAYIGHGAHSLAIQGKVNVLIPNALGKSEQIIVGKWANVNDVAGLKGKTVGTQLGTSGDIVLDIALRKSGITKSDVNVVNMDVSGIVSSMVGKKVDAVSVWAPYTFEISKQLGDEVFVIASITNYLDEAVFPSSWIVTPEYQKDNPDIVNRFTKAILKAMDYRSANMDESIEIVAKLNGTPIDSVALEEETAIWLTSDDVKKAYSDGDAAKWYEAQQKIFINSGVVTDEVDVNNYVQIKYMNDNVLK
- a CDS encoding ROK family transcriptional regulator; translated protein: MKRLKAKNLKEQNYIDIVKLLKIGNYSRADLAYNLELSKASISVLVEDLINMGIVYEKCGGQSSSLGGKKPILLDINKNIGYFLAVHFRRELCHIAIVNLENEIVYEYKMEAVINKDYKITFNPIIKKIKDIMSKHKDKKIFSLGISVPGKTGKKNNLLIDCMGIPEWKNIPLKEYIEKNINIEVIIDRYACAMLTYNILEEMKKYMPIQTSSVYVYLSNWLGVSVSNNGKILYGTHDTAANYSHTIVTDSNYICSCGKKGCWESVASIKAFMKELQNKSDKYKDLTFDDIITNYKNDEMVIDTYKNFLAYWVSIGIYNIVNTFDPEIIFIGGEMLYLGNDFINEIKNNIKNKFNSYNFLTEIKIIENFKKIEIHAAASIAIYDFYNNSLYKHISAK